In the Dasypus novemcinctus isolate mDasNov1 chromosome 16, mDasNov1.1.hap2, whole genome shotgun sequence genome, ACAttgatgtaatctaaagcttctttaaaaataaaaatcagacatTTTTCATCACATTATACTTGTTGCAGTTTAGTTTTAGACACCAATGTTTTCTCTGTAATCAGTATTTTGCAAATAgtcttttgctgtttttattttaaatattctgcgAAAGGGTTCATGAAAAATACTTGCAGTGTaagacaggaaaataaaaaatctccAAGTACTGGGGATAAAATAAAGGGCAATGGTAAGTCTCAGGCTGAGGGAATTCAGACCATGCTTCTATAAGTCTTTACTAACAAAATTTGATCTTCTGGAGACCAGGGGTAGAAATGAGTGGGGTAGACAGTACATATTTATCTAGCAGATTTAATTACTAAGAGCAGTACAATGAGGGAAATAAGGCAAGACAACAGATACCTTAATAACAAACTATTCAAGTTGTATGCATACATAGTATTGATACCTTAAGTTCAGCATTACTCTCTGCATTtttaagcatgtgcaacaaaaattCAGCACTCTTTTTGGGCCACCGACCCTGTGTCCAGCCCCACTGTTTAGCCTGAAAGAAAATTAGGGTATGGATTAGTCATTTTTCCTGATTTAAATTCATGTTAATGATCAAGGTGAATTACTTTATCCAACATAAAGGTTGCTCAGAACAGGTTTTTTTCATGGTTAATCCAAAGGTGTCCTAAGATTGTCATCACAACAACCAGAAGGTGACAAAGGCTACTTTCCCTTACAATTTGTCTTCTCAAATGGCAACCAAGAATTCTCACCTGGGCACACCTGCCAACACCACCATTATAACGACGGAATGGCACACATTGCTTCTGTAAAGTGACATCTTTCAGATACTTGGTGGCTTTTCGAATATGCATACCCTTGATGGCCTGGGCAGTTTCTCGGGTGTTCTGTTTAAAATACCAATAATATAAACTCTTGGTTAGCAATCAAGACCTTATAAAGGCGTACAATTTCTAAAATACTTAAACATTAAGTTTTCTGATATTAAAGATTCAAGACATTCAACAATTAAAAGCTTTCTATTCCTGCGAGGTGAGGTAATATGGAAAAACATGAGATTAAGAGACAGACTCATTTGAAGCTAAGAAAAATTAGTTCTAAACCCCCATTTATTCActatgaacattaaaaaaaaaaaagatttatttatttaattccccacctcccccggttgtctgttctctgtgtctatttgctgcgtcttgtttctttgtccgcttctgttgttgtcagtggcaccggaagtgtgggcggcgccattcctgggcaggctgcaccttcttttgcgctgggcggctctccttgtgcatggggactcccctacgtggaggacacccgtgtggggcggcactccttgcgcacatcagcactgcacatgggccagctccacacgggtcaaggaggcccggggtttgaaccgcggacctcccatgtggtagatggacgccctaaccactgggccaagtccgtttcccgactaTGAACAGTTTTGACACCACCAACTTGTAAATACAATTATGTGCCCCATCTTCACCTACAGGTGTTCTCAAGTTGTTCTCTTGCAGTTTTACTCAATCCCACAAATCCTAAATAAAAGTGTTCATTATACCACAATGATTAAAGTTCTAAAGGTGACTGCTCAGAACTTGTTCATTTTCATGGTAAATCCAAAGGTGTCCTAAGAAAGTCATCACTGCAGCTACCTTTTCAGAACAGTTTAGAGGTAGACACTGGAACATTTGGGAACAACTCTCTTAGAATGTAACTAAGATTCATATACCTTAAAGTGAACACGAAGATTTGAACCTCTTGATTTGCATGCTGCAAAATAAAAAGGTTTGGTTAATTGTGGTATCTCATTACTGTTCCTTACCCCCAAACAGGAGATATTTATCTTCTGTTCACTTACATtttgtggggttttctgggtcCAGGGAATAGCGAACCATTTTCAGAGATCACCTGGAAGGGAACACAGCACAATCCTGTCAAGAATACCTACATGCAAAAAGGAATGCAGTTTTAGTATTTACTACTGTGAACAGTTCCTCAGATACTAGTTTTTTTCATGAGTAATCCAAAGGTGTCCAAGAAATTCCATCACTGCAGCCAGCCTTTTCAACATCCAgtgctttctttcttctctttccaacTACTAATGGCTATAGCAGTGTTGACACAAAATGAGCGACCCCTTTTCTTTGGAAGGAAACTGAACTCTGTTTCTATTTCAGGCGTAAATGACCTGGCCCGTTCCTCAGCACGGCAGAAGTGTACTAAGCCCTCTACAGAAACCCCCTCGATTCCCACAGCTTCGCCAAGGAATGCACTGTTTTCCACAAAGACGTTCGCGCTATTGCCCACCTTAAGCACCACCGAATTTGAAACATTCTTTCAAATGAGAAGCTTCCACACGACCTTACTCTTACTCCCACAGTCTGTCGTTGCAGCAACGCGCCACGTACGTGGCCATCGCTCACCGCGACACGCCGGGCCTCCGAGGTTGGAGGCACCGGCCACAGGCCACCCCCGTATGTATCCCCGCGGGAGGACGGGCCCTGCCACCCGCACTGCCGTCCACCGCGCCCCTCCGGGGCCGCAGACGCGCGACAGCCCCATCGCGACAAGCCGGGAGTTTCGCCTTGTCCCCTATCACGGGGGACCCTGCCTCCAGCAAAGAATCAGTAGTCCTGGGAGTTCTCCTCCCAGAAGCCTTGAGACCGGCGGCGGGGAGAGCAGGATGGCGGCGATAGCCGGTGGATTGAGTACGAAGAGCGCAACACCGAAGAGACTCACCTCAGGCGACTTTGGGGAAGAGGAAGAGCAGAGGCCCCTGGGAGAATTCATGAGAACGCGACCTCTCGCGAGATTTCTGTTAAAGAAACGAGATTTGAGGAGGGGCTAAGACGCAGAAGATAGGGGGTGAGGAGTAAGTTTTAAGAAGGTGTAAAAAcgaatcatgtccttagagatTGTCTCAAAATGCTCCCCTTTTGTGTCGCAAAATAAATCATGGGTTATAAATATCAATCCATTAAAAACAGGCTtg is a window encoding:
- the RPL17 gene encoding large ribosomal subunit protein uL22 — translated: MVRYSLDPENPTKSCKSRGSNLRVHFKNTRETAQAIKGMHIRKATKYLKDVTLQKQCVPFRRYNGGVGRCAQAKQWGWTQGRWPKKSAEFLLHMLKNAESNAELKGLDVDSLVIEHIQVNKAPKMRRRTYRAHGRINPYMSSPCHIEMILTEKEQIVPKPEEEVAQKKKISQKKLKKQKLMARE